One Methanomassiliicoccales archaeon genomic region harbors:
- a CDS encoding tetratricopeptide repeat protein, producing the protein MTPYLTVSERIILHLSQYSKYQNEYDVPSDVSQDGIALAIRISRAHAAIELKKLKESGEVIEKLSHIKRGKTKRKVYFLTSRGEERAQKIREFAEKEGIAIGPLLDLRKCKGEELWNATDAELRPILAQACVFRKPFRRSALPDTTVPILPMDEKGLVEIPQNIRQYIQKIVDPSDLKRYHSFAADYWLKEGDYKERLYHLINAGRKREVEMLITSRSKDLLANADEDLLSILNGIADPSKKYAGQIWLFIAEVARKTGHLEYAEKALNMLALQGNLQDVILGKIIQGRILLSKGDLNGALELLREARQRFGENDQNAELDCDIADALIGLGKLNEAREVLMKVISLKTKKQDPELLDRALYQLGVAYLKMGNGQDAIRYLSKSMGLAGSAQSADILEALSEAYKILGMNEKSAEIVDKLQLIRKKGCPSIGQCR; encoded by the coding sequence ATGACTCCATATCTCACGGTGTCCGAAAGGATCATACTGCATCTATCTCAGTACTCCAAATATCAAAATGAATATGATGTTCCATCTGATGTGAGTCAAGACGGTATAGCCCTTGCGATAAGGATTTCGAGAGCTCATGCTGCAATCGAGCTCAAGAAACTAAAAGAAAGTGGCGAAGTTATCGAAAAACTTTCACACATCAAAAGGGGGAAAACAAAACGAAAAGTTTACTTTCTCACCTCCCGTGGAGAGGAGCGCGCACAAAAGATAAGGGAATTTGCAGAAAAAGAAGGTATCGCAATTGGCCCATTGCTTGATCTTCGCAAATGCAAGGGCGAAGAGCTATGGAACGCCACAGACGCCGAACTCAGACCAATACTTGCCCAGGCATGCGTATTCAGAAAGCCATTCAGACGGAGCGCTCTACCAGATACCACCGTTCCTATTCTTCCCATGGATGAAAAGGGTTTGGTCGAGATCCCCCAAAATATTAGACAGTATATTCAGAAAATTGTAGATCCTTCTGACCTTAAACGTTACCATAGTTTTGCAGCAGACTATTGGTTAAAAGAAGGAGACTATAAAGAACGCTTATATCATTTGATCAACGCTGGACGTAAACGGGAAGTGGAAATGCTAATCACAAGCAGGAGCAAAGATCTGCTTGCAAACGCAGACGAGGACCTTCTATCAATTCTCAACGGGATTGCGGATCCTTCCAAGAAATATGCGGGGCAGATTTGGTTATTTATTGCGGAAGTTGCAAGGAAAACTGGACATCTTGAATACGCGGAGAAAGCACTCAACATGCTCGCATTGCAAGGCAATCTACAGGATGTAATCCTGGGAAAGATCATACAAGGTCGAATATTATTATCAAAGGGAGATCTAAACGGTGCGCTAGAATTACTGCGAGAAGCTAGGCAGCGGTTTGGTGAAAATGATCAGAACGCAGAACTTGACTGTGATATCGCCGACGCATTAATTGGCCTAGGCAAACTCAATGAGGCAAGAGAAGTACTAATGAAGGTGATATCTCTCAAAACAAAAAAGCAAGATCCCGAATTGCTCGATCGCGCCCTTTACCAGCTCGGGGTGGCTTACTTAAAAATGGGTAATGGACAAGATGCTATTAGATATCTGAGCAAAAGCATGGGTCTTGCAGGTAGCGCTCAATCCGCTGACATTCTGGAGGCACTTTCGGAGGCATACAAAATACTCGGGATGAATGAGAAATCTGCTGAGATCGTCGACAAATTACAATTGATCAGAAAAAAGGGCTGCCCCTCAATAGGTCAATGTCGCTGA
- a CDS encoding D-aminoacyl-tRNA deacylase, protein MKLIVCSLQDKASINIRNSIFSSYRWSYEGEFDDNEVYSNGENLLVSINELHLNADNIEKDISEKMGYEVEEIIFLSRHKAASGIHTLTVHPIGNYLTAEYGGLDRTLVPAMPRRMTQMLREMKRLASNLDFEVSFEVTHHGPYATRPTCFIEIGSDQSMWDNLEAAGVIAKSVMIAEVSDDPVAIGIGGGHYAPRFSEVALTKKISFGHMIPSYVLEKLDDEGIERTLRMAAENTPNVRYAYIHRKAMKRSDVTKMLSLLAKIGLEIVDSQSLP, encoded by the coding sequence ATGAAACTGATTGTCTGTAGCTTGCAGGACAAAGCGAGCATCAATATTAGAAATTCTATTTTTTCAAGCTATAGATGGTCATATGAAGGCGAGTTTGACGATAATGAGGTCTATTCGAATGGAGAAAACCTTTTAGTTAGCATAAATGAACTCCACCTTAATGCCGATAACATTGAAAAGGATATTAGTGAAAAGATGGGTTATGAGGTTGAAGAGATCATTTTTCTTTCCAGACATAAAGCAGCATCGGGGATCCATACTCTAACTGTGCACCCGATCGGAAATTATCTTACAGCAGAATATGGAGGTCTAGATCGGACACTTGTTCCGGCCATGCCTCGAAGAATGACTCAAATGCTCAGAGAAATGAAGCGGTTGGCATCTAATTTAGACTTCGAAGTGAGCTTCGAGGTAACCCATCATGGCCCCTACGCAACAAGACCCACGTGTTTTATTGAAATAGGAAGCGACCAATCTATGTGGGATAATTTAGAGGCTGCGGGAGTAATAGCGAAAAGCGTAATGATAGCAGAAGTTTCTGATGATCCGGTCGCTATCGGTATAGGCGGTGGGCATTATGCACCTCGATTTTCAGAAGTTGCACTCACAAAGAAGATTTCCTTTGGCCATATGATACCAAGCTACGTACTCGAAAAACTTGACGACGAAGGAATCGAAAGAACTCTTAGAATGGCAGCTGAAAATACACCCAATGTAAGATATGCGTACATTCACAGAAAGGCGATGAAACGATCTGACGTCACAAAAATGCTAAGTCTGCTCGCTAAAATCGGTCTAGAAATCGTCGATAGTCAATCGCTCCCCTAA
- a CDS encoding zinc-ribbon domain-containing protein, which yields MNKQTLKPQPIRVAKGKTTILQIIGAIFCIVGSLMIISTAFLPWLEVYRSPGATEAIIVNDLLDFSDRYWIIFAIIAVSVALLLVALGEVALARREIKFNIGVWSLLSFLFAMVCIILITMTVLWITEDYSVGIIAGMKYGSAIFLAAFASVLIFSGSLLLLFNHLNLHRSVTAWSPARQEIRPRYNQISGAGVDRNLKKKKDELKCTNCGSPIEEGWIVCPICGFRLK from the coding sequence ATGAATAAACAGACTCTAAAACCTCAACCAATACGAGTTGCGAAGGGAAAGACAACTATTCTGCAAATAATCGGAGCGATCTTTTGTATCGTTGGATCGCTGATGATTATCTCAACAGCATTTCTCCCTTGGCTTGAGGTATATCGAAGTCCAGGTGCAACGGAGGCGATCATTGTAAACGACTTATTAGATTTCTCAGATCGTTATTGGATTATTTTTGCAATCATCGCGGTTTCCGTAGCATTACTTTTAGTGGCACTTGGAGAAGTTGCTCTTGCTAGAAGGGAAATCAAATTTAATATCGGTGTGTGGTCCCTGCTGTCGTTCCTATTTGCGATGGTTTGTATTATTCTTATTACGATGACAGTTCTCTGGATAACAGAGGACTACTCAGTCGGCATTATTGCGGGAATGAAGTATGGCTCAGCAATATTCCTGGCAGCATTTGCCTCGGTACTCATTTTCTCTGGGTCTTTATTACTACTATTCAACCATTTGAATCTACATCGCTCGGTGACGGCTTGGTCTCCTGCTCGGCAAGAAATCAGGCCTAGGTACAACCAGATCTCTGGAGCCGGGGTTGATAGAAATTTGAAAAAGAAAAAGGATGAACTGAAATGCACTAACTGTGGATCTCCTATTGAAGAGGGTTGGATTGTTTGTCCCATCTGCGGCTTTCGCCTGAAGTAG
- the pyrH gene encoding UMP kinase, translated as MESVVISIGGSILVPGDEDAEFIRKLVNLIRALSKEYRLCIVCGGGKIARYYISVARSLGMSREEQDELGIVVTRLNAKLLQTLLKDIVPPSIPTTSREASVLMSSYPVVVMGGTVPGHTTDAVAAMVARESSSARIVNATSVDAAYSADPKKVRNAIRYQKLTFEELIKLVDKGDHQAGPSDVFDKLGAQIAMESNIPVYIVNGRDLGDLESAVRGNKIKGTIVSD; from the coding sequence ATGGAATCTGTCGTGATTTCGATCGGAGGCTCGATTTTGGTTCCAGGCGACGAGGATGCGGAATTCATCAGAAAATTGGTGAATTTGATTCGAGCCCTTTCGAAAGAATATAGATTGTGTATAGTTTGTGGAGGGGGAAAGATTGCACGGTATTACATATCGGTTGCTAGGAGCCTAGGTATGAGCAGAGAGGAACAAGATGAGCTTGGGATTGTAGTGACACGTCTCAATGCTAAGCTTCTGCAAACCCTTCTTAAAGATATTGTACCACCGAGTATCCCAACGACATCAAGAGAAGCATCTGTTTTGATGTCTAGTTATCCTGTGGTGGTAATGGGAGGTACTGTACCAGGTCATACAACCGATGCTGTTGCAGCAATGGTAGCGAGAGAGTCTTCCTCTGCTAGAATCGTGAACGCTACTTCCGTCGATGCGGCTTATTCTGCCGATCCAAAAAAGGTGCGCAATGCAATAAGATATCAAAAACTTACATTTGAGGAGCTAATCAAACTCGTAGATAAGGGGGATCATCAAGCTGGACCATCAGATGTATTTGATAAATTAGGGGCTCAAATCGCCATGGAGTCAAATATCCCAGTTTATATTGTGAATGGGCGGGATCTCGGAGATTTGGAAAGCGCAGTTAGAGGCAATAAGATCAAAGGTACAATAGTTTCAGACTGA
- the prf1 gene encoding peptide chain release factor aRF-1, protein MLEKMESTAAVDRLTDKQKYDFKRALEELKQLHGRGTELISLYIPPEKQIYDVAAYLRNEYSQSSNIKSQSTRKNVQGAIQSILSRLKVYKKPPQNGLAIFVGEVAVGGDQTRMTQFVLEPPEPITTFLYRCDSEFYLEPLLEMLSEKKAYGLIVIDRSEATIGILRGKRVQAIKNIQSLVPSKHRMGGQSALRFERLIEIAAHEFFTKVGETANEIFLNMKDLHGILIGGPGPTKDYFYESGYLHHEIQKKVIGTFDTGYTDEYGLKELMEKAKEKLEDLDLMREKRLMQRLFEEIRKTDGGLAAYGEEEVRRNLMIGAVDTLLVSEGLRKRRITISCPSCGYSETITADSEPQNLQCPKCKGQALISANVDFIDELYELASNVGTKVELISEDSEEGEMLLKAFGGIAAILRFRTGG, encoded by the coding sequence TTGCTTGAAAAGATGGAATCGACAGCTGCGGTCGATAGACTAACGGATAAGCAAAAATACGATTTTAAGAGGGCACTAGAGGAGCTCAAGCAGCTGCACGGTCGCGGGACCGAACTCATCTCACTTTACATTCCGCCAGAGAAGCAAATTTATGATGTTGCTGCATATCTTAGGAATGAATATTCGCAGTCCTCTAACATTAAATCCCAGAGTACACGTAAAAATGTCCAGGGAGCAATACAATCGATCTTATCACGGTTAAAGGTTTATAAAAAACCGCCTCAGAACGGTCTTGCAATCTTCGTTGGTGAAGTGGCTGTAGGAGGCGATCAAACAAGAATGACGCAGTTTGTGCTTGAGCCGCCGGAGCCTATCACGACATTTCTCTATAGATGCGATTCAGAATTCTATCTAGAGCCGCTCTTAGAAATGTTATCGGAAAAGAAAGCTTATGGATTGATAGTCATTGATCGAAGTGAGGCAACTATTGGGATTTTAAGAGGGAAAAGGGTTCAAGCGATCAAGAATATCCAATCGCTAGTGCCAAGTAAACACCGTATGGGTGGACAGTCAGCGTTAAGATTCGAACGTCTTATTGAAATTGCAGCCCACGAGTTCTTTACAAAAGTTGGCGAGACAGCAAATGAGATTTTTCTCAACATGAAAGACCTTCACGGAATCCTTATTGGAGGACCTGGTCCTACGAAGGATTATTTTTATGAATCTGGATACCTTCATCACGAAATCCAGAAGAAGGTCATTGGCACATTTGACACCGGATATACAGATGAGTATGGCCTGAAAGAGCTGATGGAAAAGGCAAAAGAAAAGCTTGAAGACCTCGATCTAATGAGGGAGAAGAGATTGATGCAACGACTTTTCGAAGAAATTCGAAAAACTGACGGCGGACTAGCGGCATATGGTGAGGAAGAGGTAAGAAGAAACCTCATGATCGGAGCTGTCGACACGCTTCTGGTTTCAGAGGGATTGAGAAAACGTAGAATCACTATTAGTTGTCCCTCATGCGGTTATAGTGAAACGATCACCGCAGATAGTGAGCCACAAAATCTTCAATGTCCTAAGTGCAAAGGACAGGCATTAATTTCGGCGAATGTTGATTTTATCGACGAACTATACGAACTTGCAAGTAACGTGGGAACTAAGGTTGAACTCATTTCTGAGGACTCGGAAGAAGGAGAAATGCTGCTCAAGGCATTTGGTGGCATTGCTGCGATACTCCGATTTAGAACTGGAGGATGA